The sequence CACCTGCATGCGCCGTGGGAAGCGCCGGCCGAGGCGCTGGATAAAGCAGGCGTGAAGCTTGGCAAGGATTACCCGGAACCGATCATCGAGTACAAGGCCTCGCGCGAACGCGCCCTCGCTGCCTTGCAGGAATTGAAAGACGCGGCGAGCTGAGACAGTCTTTCGCTCGATATCGTTGCCCGGGAAATTCACGTGAGCGAAATTGACGAAGAACCACTGACCTGGAAAGAGAAGCTCCGGGTAGCCGGCTTGCTGCTGTCTGCCATTGCGACGGTGCTTGCCGCCGGCCAGAAGCTGTACGAGGATTTCGGTCCGCAGCCGACACGCGAAGAGCTGCTCGAGCAGGCCCTGGCGGACTATCGCGATGCCTTGCCATTCCGGCTGATGCAGGACTTCCAGGTGCATGCCGCGGCGGCTGAAAATGGGCAGCTGGTTTTGCATGCAAGGCACCTGGAGAAGAATGCGGCCGAGGTCGAGGTTCTCGACTACCTGAATTTTCGCCAGATGGCTATGTACGATGCCTGCGAGCAGGAGGACGTGCGTGCCTACCTGAAGCAGGAGGGACGCATTACCGTGCATGTCCATGGCAAGGACGATGAATTCGTGGAGCTGGTCGAGTTTACCGCTGAGCAGTGTCGGTAGGGAGCGGGAGTCGGGTCAGCGGCTGGGTATTGCCTGTTCGGCCAGCCTGGCTGAGTCAGTTCAGCGGCTGGCCGTCCGAATCCAGGTTCAGTGCCTGGGCGACCCAGGACAGGGCTTTCTGCACGCGCGGTGAGGTGAGTTTCCAGGCTTGTTCGAAGCTGACCCAGCGGTACTCGGCATGCTCGGTCTTGCCGGTCTCGGGATTGGGCAGCAATTGCACGCGGGTCTCGGTGGTGCGCGCGACGTAGTAGCGGGCTACCTTGCCGCGGTTGTACGGCGGGGTGTCGTAGTATTGCTCGCCCCAGTCGAACATCAGCTCTGTAATGCCGGTTTCCTCGGCCACCTCGCGGCGCGCGCCCTCCAGCGGCTGTTCACCCTTCTCGACCATGCCCTTGGGAAAATCCCAGTGCTTGAACGCCCGCAGCAG comes from Gammaproteobacteria bacterium and encodes:
- a CDS encoding NUDIX domain-containing protein, yielding MNKKRHPARNKQPKRLSAGVMVVRQTDNGLMFLLLRAFKHWDFPKGMVEKGEQPLEGARREVAEETGITELMFDWGEQYYDTPPYNRGKVARYYVARTTETRVQLLPNPETGKTEHAEYRWVSFEQAWKLTSPRVQKALSWVAQALNLDSDGQPLN
- a CDS encoding FAD-binding domain-containing protein, yielding MHAPWEAPAEALDKAGVKLGKDYPEPIIEYKASRERALAALQELKDAAS